From the genome of Geothrix sp. 21YS21S-4, one region includes:
- a CDS encoding class I SAM-dependent methyltransferase — translation MPEGRQVQQMFSAIAGKYDVLNHVLSGGADFWWWWRMARRSGAAPGKRFLDVAAGTGDSSVALARRGAEVVSTDFTHAMLRLGPAKFRRKGLAERIWASSDADAQRLPFRDGSFDGLTICYGIRNVEDRARAYAEFLRVLRPGGQLTILEFSTPVWPGLKAFYDWYSLRVLPRVGAWISGDASAYTYLPESIRTFPNQGALAGELRTAGFREVAWTNLTGGIVALHTGVK, via the coding sequence GACGTCCTCAACCACGTCCTGTCCGGCGGGGCGGATTTCTGGTGGTGGTGGCGCATGGCCCGGCGCTCCGGCGCCGCGCCGGGGAAGCGCTTCCTGGACGTGGCCGCGGGAACCGGCGATTCCAGCGTCGCCCTGGCCCGCCGCGGGGCGGAGGTCGTGAGCACGGACTTCACCCACGCCATGCTGCGGCTGGGTCCGGCCAAATTCCGGCGCAAGGGCCTGGCGGAGCGGATCTGGGCCTCCAGCGACGCCGACGCCCAGCGGCTGCCCTTCCGCGACGGCAGCTTCGACGGGCTCACCATCTGCTACGGCATCCGCAATGTGGAGGACCGCGCCCGGGCCTACGCGGAATTTCTCCGCGTGCTCCGCCCCGGCGGCCAGCTCACCATCCTGGAATTCAGCACGCCCGTCTGGCCCGGCCTCAAGGCGTTCTACGACTGGTACAGCCTGCGGGTGCTGCCTCGCGTCGGCGCCTGGATCAGCGGGGACGCCTCCGCCTACACCTACCTGCCCGAGAGCATCCGCACCTTCCCCAACCAGGGTGCCCTAGCCGGGGAACTGCGGACCGCGGGCTTCCGGGAGGTGGCGTGGACCAACCTCACGGGCGGCATCGTGGCCCTGCACACGGGCGTGAAGTAG
- a CDS encoding methyl-accepting chemotaxis protein, protein MQNLSLGSRIHLLIAAVLVLFLGFAYAVGSKGMDLPLVVLGAVIAGLLLFTLWTAHRILVALARLASNLEEAARGELDHRITGIKKGAATERLSWALNDLLDQQEAYFREVFSAFDHASRGQTYRLAMDQGLHGAFKDGMTRINVSVESLGQVQRMALKEKLIAQVTDLNSGNLIQNLRSIQDYLLDMTKELGTVSDLSRGTAAEADSSRATIERIVTDLNRVAEMVALTNTQIEHIHEKSTEITQIVQVITDVADRTNLLALNAAIEAAHAGEVGKGFAVVAEEVRTLSENTKDAAASIAATLESFAQGTARIRDESQRAKEITESSRDTVTAFRDQVHHFAESARTSLRQMSRAQDVSFASLVKVDHFLFKQNGYRVVNQGTGSPEARAAEVDSRSCRLGEWYYDGKGAEEFAQLPSYGRLEEPHARVHSHIHEAVSLLDQRWQSDPAIQQQVLAHFEQAERASEEVVSAIDRMVAERHRA, encoded by the coding sequence ATGCAGAATTTGTCCTTGGGCTCTAGGATCCACCTGCTCATCGCGGCGGTGCTGGTCCTTTTCCTGGGCTTCGCCTACGCGGTCGGGTCGAAGGGAATGGACCTGCCGCTGGTCGTCCTGGGCGCGGTGATCGCGGGCCTGCTGCTGTTCACCCTGTGGACCGCCCACCGCATCCTGGTCGCCCTCGCCCGCCTGGCCTCGAACCTGGAGGAGGCCGCCCGGGGCGAGCTGGACCACCGGATCACCGGCATCAAGAAGGGCGCCGCCACCGAGCGCCTGTCCTGGGCCCTCAACGACCTGCTGGACCAGCAGGAGGCGTACTTCCGCGAAGTCTTCTCCGCCTTCGACCACGCCAGCCGCGGTCAGACCTACCGCCTCGCCATGGACCAGGGGCTGCACGGGGCCTTCAAGGACGGGATGACGCGGATCAACGTCTCCGTGGAGAGCCTCGGTCAGGTCCAGCGGATGGCGCTCAAGGAGAAGCTGATCGCGCAGGTGACGGACCTGAACAGCGGCAACCTGATCCAGAACCTCCGCTCCATCCAGGACTACCTCCTCGACATGACGAAGGAGCTGGGCACCGTGAGCGACCTCTCCCGGGGCACCGCCGCCGAGGCCGACAGCAGCCGCGCGACCATCGAGCGGATCGTCACCGACCTCAACCGCGTGGCGGAGATGGTGGCCCTCACCAACACCCAGATCGAGCACATCCACGAGAAGAGCACCGAGATCACCCAGATCGTCCAGGTGATCACCGACGTGGCGGACCGGACCAACCTCCTGGCCCTCAACGCCGCCATCGAAGCCGCCCACGCCGGCGAAGTGGGCAAGGGATTCGCAGTGGTGGCCGAGGAAGTCCGCACCCTCTCCGAAAACACCAAGGACGCCGCGGCGAGCATCGCGGCGACGCTGGAATCCTTCGCCCAGGGCACCGCCCGGATCCGCGACGAGTCCCAGCGCGCCAAGGAGATCACTGAGAGTTCCCGCGACACGGTCACGGCCTTCCGCGACCAGGTCCACCACTTCGCGGAATCCGCCCGCACGTCGCTGCGCCAGATGTCCCGCGCCCAGGACGTCAGCTTCGCCTCGCTGGTGAAGGTGGACCACTTCCTGTTCAAGCAGAACGGCTACCGCGTGGTGAACCAGGGCACCGGTTCCCCCGAGGCGCGGGCGGCCGAAGTCGACTCCCGGAGCTGCCGCCTCGGCGAGTGGTACTACGACGGAAAGGGCGCCGAGGAGTTCGCCCAGCTGCCCTCCTACGGGCGCCTGGAGGAACCCCACGCCCGCGTGCACAGCCACATCCACGAGGCAGTCTCCCTCCTGGACCAGCGCTGGCAGTCCGACCCCGCCATCCAGCAGCAGGTGCTCGCCCACTTCGAGCAGGCCGAAAGGGCCAGCGAAGAGGTGGTGTCCGCCATCGACCGCATGGTCGCCGAGCGGCACCGCGCCTAA
- a CDS encoding PAS domain-containing protein gives MSRPEPTQNERVLGVDDFIVSKTDLKGIITYGNRIFIAMSGYSEAELLGTPHNILRHPDMPRVVFKLLWDTLQAQQEICAYVKNLAKDGSFYWVFANITPSFDRRGNVIGYYSVRRKPRPEAVQVVSGLYRTLLDAERRAGDGQAGMKASLAILNRTLEEKGISYAEFVLGL, from the coding sequence ATGAGCAGGCCCGAACCCACCCAGAACGAGCGCGTCCTGGGAGTGGATGATTTCATCGTCTCGAAGACCGACCTCAAGGGAATCATCACCTACGGCAACCGGATCTTCATCGCCATGTCGGGCTATTCGGAAGCGGAGCTGCTGGGCACTCCCCACAACATCCTCCGCCACCCGGACATGCCCCGGGTCGTGTTCAAGCTCCTGTGGGACACCCTCCAGGCCCAGCAGGAGATCTGCGCCTACGTGAAGAACCTGGCCAAGGACGGGAGCTTCTACTGGGTCTTCGCCAACATCACGCCCTCCTTCGACCGCCGGGGGAACGTGATCGGGTACTACTCCGTGCGCCGCAAGCCGCGGCCGGAAGCCGTCCAGGTCGTCTCCGGCCTCTACCGGACCCTGCTCGACGCCGAGCGCCGGGCCGGCGACGGACAGGCGGGCATGAAGGCTTCCCTGGCGATCCTCAATCGGACTCTCGAAGAGAAGGGCATCAGCTATGCAGAATTTGTCCTTGGGCTCTAG
- a CDS encoding acyl-CoA dehydrogenase family protein, producing the protein MAETSVEIVRGGSFMFHPAGTLPQFTPEESSEEALAIAEAARDFVTGEVMARDEEIDHLDLDLNRDLLRKAGELGILGIEIPEAYGGLDLEKKTALLVLEEMARQASFSTSYGAHTSIGTLPIVYFGNEAQKAKYLPKLASGEWVAAYALTEAGSGSDALGAKTTAVLQDGHWVLNGTKAWITNAGFADVFVVFAKVNGTHFSAFIVERADPGVSTGAEEKKMGIKGSSTRTVILENCRIPEDRLLGGKGKGARIAFGILNIGRFKLGASSAGAGKRVLEYTLKYAGERTQFGKPLAAFGLIQQKLANMAVRIFVGESMNFRTIGYLDEALARTSWESETGGADKMKAIEEYAVEASMAKVWGSEALFATADDAVQTFGGAGFSAEYPAEKIYRDCRINRIFEGTNEINRLLIAGTFLKRCGGTEGLPLAAAAAGTPVLPEDGLLRTVALAKARALKVVALAQAAQGPRILDNQEAAARISNLLLELYAMESAAVRAGKMAASGHRWADLARDMAEVYAQEAWNRVQGEARMLAAELASGEALDALVADLLLMRAPAPLPLSGLRARIAAALMEQGRYPLC; encoded by the coding sequence ATGGCCGAGACCAGCGTCGAAATCGTCCGCGGTGGCAGTTTCATGTTCCATCCGGCGGGCACCCTGCCCCAGTTCACCCCCGAGGAGAGCAGCGAGGAAGCGCTCGCCATCGCGGAGGCGGCCCGGGATTTCGTCACCGGCGAAGTCATGGCCCGGGACGAGGAGATCGACCACCTGGACCTCGACCTGAACCGCGACCTGCTCCGCAAGGCGGGCGAGCTGGGCATCCTCGGAATCGAGATCCCCGAGGCCTACGGCGGGCTGGACCTGGAGAAGAAGACCGCCCTCCTGGTGCTCGAGGAGATGGCCCGACAGGCCAGCTTCTCCACCAGCTACGGCGCCCACACCAGCATCGGCACCCTGCCCATCGTCTATTTCGGGAACGAGGCCCAGAAGGCGAAGTACCTGCCGAAGCTCGCCAGCGGCGAGTGGGTGGCGGCCTACGCCCTGACCGAGGCCGGCAGCGGGTCCGACGCGCTCGGCGCCAAGACCACCGCGGTCCTCCAGGACGGACACTGGGTCCTGAACGGCACCAAGGCCTGGATCACCAACGCCGGCTTCGCCGACGTGTTCGTGGTGTTCGCGAAGGTCAACGGCACCCACTTCAGCGCCTTCATCGTGGAGCGCGCCGATCCCGGCGTCAGCACCGGCGCCGAAGAGAAGAAGATGGGGATCAAGGGCAGCTCCACGCGCACCGTGATCCTGGAGAACTGCCGCATCCCCGAGGATCGGCTGCTTGGCGGCAAGGGCAAGGGCGCCCGCATCGCCTTCGGGATCCTGAACATCGGCCGCTTCAAGCTGGGCGCCAGTTCCGCCGGCGCCGGGAAGCGCGTCCTGGAATACACGCTGAAGTACGCGGGCGAACGCACCCAGTTCGGGAAGCCGCTGGCCGCCTTCGGCCTGATCCAGCAGAAGCTGGCGAACATGGCCGTCCGGATCTTCGTGGGCGAGAGCATGAACTTCCGCACCATCGGCTACCTGGACGAGGCCCTGGCCCGCACCAGCTGGGAGAGCGAGACTGGCGGCGCCGACAAGATGAAGGCCATCGAGGAATACGCCGTCGAAGCCTCCATGGCGAAGGTCTGGGGCAGCGAGGCCCTGTTCGCCACCGCGGACGACGCCGTCCAGACCTTCGGCGGCGCCGGGTTCAGCGCCGAGTATCCCGCCGAGAAGATCTACCGGGACTGCCGCATCAACCGCATCTTCGAGGGCACCAACGAGATCAACCGCCTGCTGATCGCCGGCACGTTCTTGAAGCGCTGCGGGGGAACGGAGGGCCTGCCCCTGGCGGCGGCTGCCGCGGGAACGCCGGTCCTGCCGGAGGACGGCCTCCTGCGGACCGTCGCCCTGGCCAAGGCCCGGGCCCTGAAGGTGGTCGCCCTGGCGCAGGCCGCGCAGGGACCGCGGATCCTCGACAACCAGGAGGCCGCCGCCCGGATCAGCAACCTGCTGCTGGAGCTCTACGCCATGGAATCCGCCGCCGTCCGCGCCGGGAAGATGGCGGCCTCCGGCCACCGCTGGGCGGACCTGGCCCGGGACATGGCCGAGGTCTACGCGCAGGAGGCCTGGAACCGCGTCCAGGGCGAGGCCCGGATGCTGGCGGCGGAGCTGGCCTCCGGCGAGGCCCTGGATGCCCTCGTGGCGGATCTGCTGCTGATGCGCGCTCCCGCGCCCCTTCCCCTGTCGGGCCTCCGCGCGCGGATCGCCGCCGCCCTGATGGAGCAGGGTCGCTACCCTCTGTGCTGA
- a CDS encoding ATP-binding protein, with protein MKIAFIGTHGVGKTTLCYELAAALKREGVHVDIVKEVARLSPLPINQKTSLEAQTWIFMTQMAEEIRSGSQHDAVVCDRSVLDNYAYMMLAFGRQLPIERFMHHWMKGYDLLFKVPFGGHLAADGVRDTDTFFAEAIDQLVDKLLDERSIPHERLEPGARSTWIERVKEVVLHHPKGQKRLI; from the coding sequence ATGAAGATCGCGTTCATCGGGACCCACGGGGTGGGCAAGACCACCCTCTGCTACGAACTGGCCGCGGCCCTCAAGCGGGAGGGCGTCCACGTGGACATCGTCAAGGAAGTGGCCCGGCTGTCGCCCCTTCCCATCAACCAGAAGACCTCCCTGGAAGCCCAGACCTGGATCTTCATGACGCAGATGGCGGAGGAGATCCGCTCCGGCAGCCAGCACGACGCGGTGGTCTGCGACCGCAGCGTCCTCGACAACTACGCCTACATGATGCTGGCCTTCGGCCGCCAGCTCCCCATCGAGCGGTTCATGCACCACTGGATGAAGGGCTACGACCTGCTGTTCAAGGTGCCCTTCGGCGGCCACCTCGCGGCGGACGGCGTGCGCGATACGGACACCTTCTTCGCCGAGGCCATCGACCAGCTGGTGGACAAGCTGCTGGACGAGCGCTCCATCCCCCACGAGCGCCTGGAGCCGGGCGCCCGGTCCACCTGGATCGAGCGCGTGAAGGAAGTCGTGCTGCACCATCCGAAGGGCCAGAAGCGCCTGATCTGA
- a CDS encoding PAS domain S-box protein, with amino-acid sequence MLFPAAPDSLSPSSFARWMRWGMVVFNLLIVGLAGWGLYLSHRHSVERAFATTQNLAQVLEENVKGTIRQINLGMLAARDEAQRGSGRLEDPALGAFIGIRFRRLATLDALRVVDAEGRVVHRVPAAAAPEAPGGADFLRALRESADGTLIISPPAREGAGGAPAITLAQRISGPHGEFRGAICATLATEQLARAMARVDVGRWGSVSLRDENLRLLVRYPAFEGLDRSLGQRPAGPYLENALAPGSSAQFTADSTLDGRRRTYSVRKLDAPPFQVQVGLAQQEYLRAWRHEALFAAVAVAALVSLSVAMGWLARAAWLRQLSDQERLAFQEVKYRLLAENALDVIWTSDSEGNLTYISPSVFQQRGWTPDEFLALSLEDRAPSAHGAQRFRERIAEARTLPLDAPTPEMETFEATVRHRDGRELEVEVRSRIVRSPDGRVLGLQGASRDVTDRRRMEAERDKLIQELTGALGQVRALSGLLPICSHCKKVRDDQGYWNQIEAYLGEHTDATFTHGVCPECATIMRQEMQARREQRDGPKPPR; translated from the coding sequence ATGCTCTTTCCCGCCGCACCGGACTCCCTCAGCCCCTCCTCCTTCGCCCGCTGGATGCGGTGGGGCATGGTGGTGTTCAACCTGCTGATCGTGGGCCTGGCGGGCTGGGGGCTGTATCTCAGCCACCGGCACAGCGTGGAGCGGGCCTTCGCCACCACCCAGAACCTGGCCCAGGTCCTGGAGGAGAACGTCAAGGGCACCATCCGGCAGATCAACCTGGGGATGCTCGCCGCCCGGGACGAAGCCCAGCGGGGCTCCGGCAGGCTCGAGGACCCGGCGCTGGGCGCCTTCATCGGAATCCGGTTCCGCCGCCTCGCCACGCTCGACGCCCTGCGGGTGGTGGACGCGGAGGGGCGGGTCGTCCACCGCGTCCCGGCCGCCGCGGCCCCGGAAGCACCGGGCGGAGCGGATTTCCTCCGCGCCCTGCGCGAGAGCGCCGACGGCACCCTGATCATCTCGCCGCCCGCCCGGGAGGGCGCCGGCGGAGCCCCGGCCATCACCCTGGCCCAGCGCATCAGCGGGCCCCACGGGGAGTTCCGGGGAGCGATCTGCGCCACCCTGGCCACGGAGCAGCTGGCCCGGGCCATGGCGCGGGTGGACGTGGGCCGCTGGGGCTCGGTCTCTCTGCGGGACGAGAACCTGCGCCTGCTGGTCCGCTACCCCGCCTTCGAGGGGCTGGACCGGAGCCTCGGCCAGCGCCCCGCGGGCCCCTACCTGGAGAATGCCCTCGCCCCCGGAAGCAGCGCCCAGTTCACCGCCGATTCCACCCTGGACGGCCGCCGGCGCACCTACAGCGTCCGCAAGCTCGACGCGCCCCCCTTTCAGGTGCAGGTGGGCCTGGCCCAGCAGGAGTACCTCCGCGCCTGGCGCCACGAGGCCCTGTTCGCCGCCGTGGCCGTGGCCGCCCTCGTCTCCCTCAGCGTGGCCATGGGCTGGCTGGCCCGCGCCGCGTGGTTGCGGCAGTTGTCCGACCAGGAGCGGCTGGCCTTCCAGGAGGTGAAGTACCGGCTGCTGGCGGAGAACGCCCTGGACGTCATCTGGACCTCGGACTCCGAGGGAAACCTCACCTACATCAGCCCCTCCGTCTTCCAGCAGCGGGGCTGGACTCCGGACGAATTCCTGGCTCTCAGCCTGGAGGACCGCGCCCCTTCGGCCCACGGCGCCCAGCGGTTCCGCGAGCGCATCGCCGAAGCCCGTACCCTGCCCCTCGACGCTCCGACTCCCGAAATGGAGACCTTCGAGGCCACCGTCCGCCACCGGGACGGCCGTGAACTGGAGGTGGAGGTGCGCAGCCGCATCGTCCGCAGCCCCGACGGGCGGGTGCTGGGGCTCCAGGGCGCGTCCCGGGACGTGACCGACCGCCGGCGGATGGAGGCGGAGCGCGACAAGCTGATCCAGGAGCTGACTGGGGCCCTGGGCCAGGTGCGGGCGCTGTCGGGCCTGCTCCCCATCTGCAGCCACTGCAAGAAAGTGCGCGACGACCAGGGCTACTGGAACCAGATCGAGGCCTACCTGGGCGAGCACACCGATGCCACGTTCACCCACGGCGTGTGCCCCGAATGCGCCACCATCATGCGGCAGGAGATGCAGGCCCGGCGCGAGCAGCGGGACGGTCCCAAGCCCCCAAGGTGA
- the gpmI gene encoding 2,3-bisphosphoglycerate-independent phosphoglycerate mutase, which translates to MIQGPITLLILDGFGDGPRNAFDATFTADMPRFNALRKTYATTQLHTSGEAVGLPPGQFGNSEVGHMNLGAGRVVWQELTRIDAAIRRGTFRENAVIGGLLAELKASGKRLHLLGLVSDGGVHSHQNHLAALAQWAQAEGVPTTIHAITDGRDTGQKSADGYLQWLGFQLRDAPLVTIGSICGRYTAMDRDKRWDRTEQAWKLFVDGDAPHRAPDALAALAAAYGRGETDEFVAPTRLDAFHPIADGDGVLFFNFRADRARQLCHALVHPAFDGFAAKHRPAVKLVTFTAYDVELAPYSAVAYPPQNLDRILGELVAERGWKQFRTAETEKYAHVTYFFNGGQEAPFVGEERRLVPSPKVATYDLQPEMSLQDVSTGLEAAIRSKDYRLLVCNLANPDMIGHTGDLAATITACEAVDAAVGRLADAALAAGGALFITADHGNCECMRDEKGNPHTAHTLNPVPAVLVAAGFEARQLRAGGALSDVAPTLLKLLGVEQPLAMDGTSLF; encoded by the coding sequence ATGATCCAAGGTCCCATCACCCTCCTCATCCTCGACGGATTCGGCGACGGCCCCCGGAACGCCTTCGACGCCACCTTCACCGCGGACATGCCCCGGTTCAACGCTCTGCGGAAGACCTACGCCACCACCCAGCTCCACACCAGCGGCGAAGCTGTCGGGCTCCCGCCGGGGCAATTCGGCAACTCCGAAGTGGGCCACATGAACCTGGGCGCGGGCCGCGTGGTGTGGCAGGAGCTGACCCGGATCGACGCCGCCATCCGCCGCGGGACCTTCCGCGAGAACGCGGTCATCGGGGGCCTGCTCGCGGAGCTCAAGGCTTCCGGCAAGCGGCTGCACCTGCTGGGGCTGGTCAGCGACGGCGGCGTCCACAGCCACCAGAACCACCTGGCGGCCCTCGCCCAGTGGGCCCAGGCGGAGGGCGTCCCCACCACCATCCACGCCATCACGGACGGGCGGGACACGGGCCAGAAGAGCGCCGACGGCTACCTCCAGTGGCTGGGCTTCCAGCTCCGGGACGCGCCGCTCGTGACCATCGGCTCCATCTGCGGGCGCTACACCGCCATGGACCGGGACAAGCGGTGGGACCGCACCGAGCAGGCCTGGAAGCTGTTCGTGGACGGCGACGCGCCCCACCGGGCGCCCGATGCCCTCGCCGCCCTGGCCGCCGCCTACGGCCGGGGGGAGACCGACGAATTCGTGGCGCCCACCCGGCTCGACGCCTTCCATCCCATCGCGGACGGCGACGGCGTGCTGTTCTTCAACTTCCGCGCCGACCGCGCCCGCCAGCTGTGCCACGCCCTGGTCCATCCCGCCTTCGACGGGTTCGCAGCCAAGCACCGGCCCGCGGTGAAGCTCGTCACCTTCACCGCCTACGACGTCGAACTGGCGCCCTATTCGGCCGTGGCCTACCCGCCCCAGAACCTCGACCGCATCCTGGGCGAGCTGGTGGCGGAGCGCGGCTGGAAGCAGTTCCGCACCGCCGAGACGGAGAAGTACGCGCACGTCACCTACTTCTTCAACGGCGGACAGGAAGCGCCCTTCGTCGGGGAGGAGCGGCGCTTGGTTCCCTCCCCCAAGGTCGCCACCTACGACCTGCAGCCGGAGATGAGCCTCCAGGACGTGTCCACGGGCCTGGAAGCGGCCATCCGATCGAAGGACTACCGCCTGCTGGTATGCAACCTGGCCAACCCCGACATGATCGGCCACACCGGCGACCTGGCCGCGACCATCACCGCCTGCGAGGCCGTGGACGCCGCCGTGGGGCGCCTCGCGGACGCCGCCCTCGCCGCCGGGGGCGCCCTCTTCATCACCGCGGACCACGGCAACTGCGAGTGCATGCGGGATGAGAAGGGCAATCCCCACACGGCCCACACGCTGAATCCCGTTCCGGCGGTCCTGGTCGCCGCCGGCTTCGAGGCGCGCCAGCTCCGCGCCGGGGGCGCCCTCAGCGACGTGGCCCCCACCCTTCTGAAGCTCCTGGGGGTGGAGCAGCCCCTCGCCATGGACGGAACCAGCCTCTTCTGA